The sequence below is a genomic window from Streptomyces sp. NBC_00289.
TTCATGAAGGTGGAGAGGTAGTCGCGGGGCGCGAGCAGCATCCACACCGGCAGGACGGAGGCGACGAAGCCATAGCCGATCAGGCAGAAGACGAGGGTCGTCGGGCTGAGGGTGAAGGCGCCGGCCAGCGAGGAGTCCTGGATCCAGCTGCCGCCGGCGATGGCGAGCAGCAGCAGTGCCACGCCCATCAGGCTGGTCTCCAGGACCCGGCCCGGCCGGATCCGGTGCATCCACAGGCCCATGAAGAGGCCGATCGGAATGGTCATCGCGACGGAGAAGGTGCCCCACGGGGAGTGGGCGAGCGCGTTGACCACGACCAGCGCCAGCACGCCCAGCAGGATGATCATGATGGCGAAGACGGCGATGAGGGCGGCCGCCCCGCCCGCCCGGCCGATCTCGTTGCGGGCCATCTGCCCGAGGGACGTGCCGTCCCGTCGCATGGAGAGGAAGAGCACCACCATGTCCTGCACCGCCCCGGCGAAGATCACCCCGGCGACGATCCACAGGGTGCCGGGCAGGTAGCCCATCTGGGCCGCGAGCACCGGCCCCACCAGTGGCCCGGCACCGGCGATCGCGGCGAAGTGGTGGCCCAGCAGGACCCGCCGGTCGGTCGGCTGGAAGTCGACACCGTCCTCGAGGCGTTCGGCCGGGGTTGCCCGGCGGTCGTCGGGTTCGAGGACCCGGCGGGCGATGAAACGGGCGTAGAAGCGGTAGGCGATGGCGTACGAGCCGAGGGCCGCCACCACCAGCCAGACCGCGGAGATCCGCTCGCCCCGGGCGAGCGCGACGACGCCCCAGGCGAGCGCCCCGAGGAGCGCGACGGCGCTCCACAGGAGAACCGATCTCGGGCTCGTACGGAAACGCGGGGGCGGCGGACCTTCCGGTGCCGGGAGACCGGATTCGGGCAGGACGGACGTGGACATGGCGGCTCCTCACCTCGACGGTGGTGTGTGGCGGTACGGATGCGCGGAGGCGCGCGGGGATCAGGGATCGCGGCGTTCGTGCCTGGTCAGCGCGTACGCGGCGAGCAGGCAGAGGCCGCAGCCCGGCACCCAGGCGAGCTGGTACCAGTAGAAGAACGGCGTCCCCGCGAGCCGTGGGTCCGCACCGGCGTACCAGGGGACCCACAGCAGCCCCGCCGCGGGAGCGAGGAGCAGTA
It includes:
- a CDS encoding DUF3311 domain-containing protein; translated protein: MARTGHHRLRRVAVAVLLLAPAAGLLWVPWYAGADPRLAGTPFFYWYQLAWVPGCGLCLLAAYALTRHERRDP